The following are encoded in a window of Scophthalmus maximus strain ysfricsl-2021 chromosome 6, ASM2237912v1, whole genome shotgun sequence genomic DNA:
- the gli1 gene encoding zinc finger protein GLI1, with translation MPVDMQPHQGLYHYETSPSQPSRGLVPSDQSPYSDVSSLRAPLLNGPAQDCRAMYNPMTPSMTHGSGPGQGIGHCMDQYMRPPQAPPPHSMMGHRGMPPTESGNSTPYCNQNNMMSSHHNFCQVQPSSDHIGSGDGSRFSTPRSILKLSKKRALSISPLSDASVDLQTVIRTSPNSLVAFVNARCNPNGASSYGHLSVSAMSPSLGYSSNINCQSRQQGSMYGGGTPLGGHTPGPCQASRLPPHNPRLHVPPKHGHLKTEPGLCGLLDGINVKSLEERSEGDVASPSSTGTQDPLLGLLDGRDDLDKDDGKPEPEAVYETNCHWESCSKEFDTQDQLVHHINNEHIHGEKKEFVCHWQECSREQRPFKAQYMLVVHMRRHTGEKPHKCTFEGCNKAYSRLENLKTHLRSHTGEKPYVCEHEGCNKAFSNASDRAKHQNRTHSNEKPYVCKIPGCTKRYTDPSSLRKHVKTVHGPEAHITKKHRGDTGPRPPGSSMTPGGPNSELLLEKEETRREDCKLLAPETALKSQPSPSGQSSCSSERSPLGSANNNDSGVEMNLNAAGSLEDLTALEDGVAGGGGGGGDPGSLGGAMGMSAQALKRLENLKIDKLKQIRRPTPPGRCASNKLPTLSGAGDNIGMCAPSPLLSNRRVMELSNHELGGGTSIGCTSNDRRGSGTSSLSSAYTVSRRSSMVSPYLSSRRSSEVSQMGGTGGGQCHLLGPEQSGGDALSPETNRRGAPCPGGGGGLPGLPNLTPAQQYSLKAKYAAATGGPPPTPLPNMEQPGTPGRRGGVLSEYQGQPLPPFIQHGGPRRHSANTEYGTGVIFPHQAPGNNSRRASDPVRSAADLLTLPKRYNSLNNVAMMSRRNALQHRGSDTSLSRHMYSPRPPSITENVMMESMGMEPHLSPSEARDRSMMMPPGERNFMGYQQQHQTLGGVGGGGPLSNQLSPSHDSLGCQDQGYLQGHYQNQAGEVTSRAGGNPLGQARPIQPEGISNTLLQQAEYSMSTCQLSPSGPHYPSIGQGGDAGGPWSDSHSQVQTSSHGLQNQRGIQYSDPTLPPQQTQAHFSNQTGLYNSPDGTHKLTIKPEQQFHPGMGGRDACQSAKLQQQQMLLQQTQGYPQQTGQVLMRNSNNPSCDFQGQNQNSFPNRGGLSLGCAGSALSDGQRSETPMMQVKEMMVRNYVQSQQALMWEQQQEQQQQQSGIKPPLSENMDMSGQTVMLQHSPQHQNQNLYSNQPYPSYPNQNLVMSPPAHSRGSSTVTPKDQQLSIPGSCYGQEMVVPRPPQGRKPLSRQNSLSQVGGGYLGSPPHLSPVHSNSSPRRGVRLPPVQHPQHPQNEMFSPSNNNNIYYSGQINMDMEKHMDPQNGPFINQQHGMVSNLDPTGGTKSAPMAPYPESGPISNALENLDLDNARIDFTSIIDDAESSSFSPVNNPLQGQPGSSSQASSRLTTPQTSVSLAAGSGLSNMAVGDMTSMLTSLAGENKYLNTLS, from the exons ATGCCAGTGGACATGCAGCCACACCAGGGGCTGTATCACTACGAGACCTCACCCAGCCAGCCCTCCAGAGG CCTCGTCCCATCAGACCAGTCCCCGTACAGTGATGTGTCTTCGTTGCGCGCCCCACTGCTCAACGGCCCGGCCCAGGACTGTCGAGCGATGTATAATCCCATGACTCCCAGTATGACTCATGGGTCGGGACCAGGGCAGGGGATTGGCCACTGCATGGATCAATATATGAGGCCCCCCCAGGCCCCACCGCCCCACAGTATGATGGGCCACAGGGGCATGCCGCCCACAGAGA GTGGCAATAGCACCCCCTACTGCAACCAGAACAACATGATGTCCTCTCATCATAACTTCTGCCAGGTGCAGCCCAGCTCAGATCACATTGGGTCCGGCGATG GCTCAAGGTTCTCCACACCGCGATCCATCCTGAAGCTGAGCAAGAAGAGAGCtctgtccatctctcctctgtctgatgCCAGTGTCGACCTGCAGACGGTGATTCGCACGTCGCCCAACTCCTTAGTGGCCTTTGTCAACGCTCGCTGCAACCCCAACGGAGCCAGCTCCTACGGCCATCTCTCTGTGAGCGCCATGAG TCCGTCCCTGGGTTATTCCAGCAATATAAACTGCCAATCCAGGCAACAAGGTTCCATGTACGGCGGGGGGACACCTCTGGGTGGACACACGCCAGGTCCCTGCCAAGCTTCCCGCTTACCTCCACACAACCCTCGGCTCCACGTTCCTCCCAAGCATGGACAT CTGAaaacagagccagggctgtgcgGATTGTTGGATGGCATCAATGTGAAGAGCCtggaggagaggtcagagggagATGTCGCTAGTCCTTCTTCCACTGGCACTCAG GACCCTCTCCTGGGCCTGCTGGACGGCAGAGACGACCTGGACAAAGACGATGGGAAACCCGAGCCTGAGGCAGTCTACGAAACAAACTGTCACTGGGAAAGCTGCAGCAAGGAATTTGACACACAAGACCAGCTAGTCCAT CACATCAACAATGAGCACATTCACGGAGAAAAGAAGGAGTTTGTGTGTCACTGGCAGGAGTGCTCTCGAGAGCAGAGGCCCTTCAAAGCCCAGTACATGCTGGTGGTTCATATGCGCAGGCACACGGGAGAGAAGCCACACAAGTGCACC tttgaagGCTGTAACAAGGCCTACTCTCGTCTGGAAAATTTGAAGACCCATCTGCGCTCCCACACCGGGGAGAAACCATACGTGTGCGAACACGAAGGCTGCAACAAGGCCTTTTCCAATGCTTCAGACCGGGCCAAGCATCAGAACCGAACTCACTCCAATGAG AAACCTTACGTATGTAAGATCCCCGGCTGCACTAAGCGGTACACAGACCCGAGCTCTCTGCGTAAACATGTGAAGACGGTGCACGGCCCTGAAGCCCACATCACCAAGAAGCATCGCGGGGACACAGGACCCCGACCCCCCGGCTCATCTATGACCCCTGGGGGCCCGAACTCTGAACTTCtgctggagaaagaggagacgcGCAGGGAGGACTGCAAACTGCTGGCTCCTGAGACTGCTCTG AAATCGCAGCCAAGTCCCAGTGGTCAATCATCCTGCAGCAGTGAACGTTCTCCACTGGGGAGCGCCAACAACAATGACAGCGGCGTGGAGATGAACCTAAACGCAGCAGGCAGCTTGGAAGATCTCACAGCACTGGAGGATGGGGtagcaggtggaggaggaggaggaggggatccGGGAAGTCTAGGAGGAGCGATGGGAATGTCAGCGCAGGCTCTGAAGAGGCTGGAGAACCTTAAGATTGACAAGCTGAAGCAAATCCGCAGACCCACCCCTCCTGGCCGCTGTGCCAGCAACAAGCTGCCAACGCTTTCTG GTGCGGGGGACAATATAGGAATGTGTgcaccttctcctctcctttcaaaTCGACGCGTTATGGAGCTGTCGAACCACGAGTTAGGAGGCGGAACGTCGATTGGGTGCACTAGCAATGACAGGAGAGGAAGCGGCACCAGCAGCCTAAGCTCTGCATATACCGTCAGCCGTCGCTCCTCCATGGTGTCCCCTTACCTGTCCAGCCGGCGCTCCAGCGAGGTCTCACAAATGGGAGGAACGGGAGGCGGACAATGCCACCTCCTTGGCCCAGAGCAGAGTGGGGGAGATGCCCTCTCTCCCGAGACAAATCGCAGAGGAGCTCCAtgtcctggaggaggaggaggattgcCAGGTCTTCCGAATTTAACACCCGCCCAGCAGTACAGCCTAAAGGCCAAATACGCTGCGGCAACTGGTGGACCGCCACCTACGCCTTTACCCAACATGGAGCAGCCAGGAACTCCGGGCAGAAGAGGAGGTGTTCTGAGCGAGTACCAGGGTCAGCCTCTGCCTCCTTTCATACAACATGGTGGTCCACGCAGACACAGTGCCAACACAGAGTACGGCACCGGTGTTATCTTCCCTCACCAGGCTCCAGGCAACAACAGCAGGAGAGCCAGTGACCCGGTTCGATCCGCAGCTGATCTACTCACTCTCCCGAAGCGTTACAACAGCCTCAATAATGTAGCCATGATGAGCCGAAGGAATGCACTGCAACACCGCGGTTCTGACACCAGTCTCTCCCGTCACATGTACTCTCCTAGGCCGCCTAGCATTACTGAGAACGTGATGATGGAGTCTATGGGTATGGAGCCCCACCTTTCCCCTTCTGAGGCCAGAGACCGTTCTATGATGATGCCCCCAGGAGAAAGAAACTTTATGGGATACCAGCAACAGCATCAAACCCTTGGAGGAGTTGGAGGTGGAGGCCCTCTTTCAAACCAACTGTCCCCAAGCCATGACTCTCTGGGCTGTCAAGACCAGGGCTACCTGCAGGGTCACTACCAGAACCAGGCAGGGGAAGTCACTTCGAGGGCTGGTGGAAATCCACTAGGCCAAGCGAGGCCCATTCAACCAGAGGGCATTTCCAATACTCTTCTCCAGCAGGCCGAGTACAGCATGAGCACTTGCCAGCTCAGTCCCTCAGGTCCCCATTATCCCAGCATAGGCCAGGGAGGTGACGCTGGAGGCCCTTGGAGTGACTCTCACAGCCAAGTCCAAACTTCCAGCCATGGTCTCCAGAACCAGCGAGGAATACAGTATTCAGACCCCACCCTGCCACCTCAACAGACACAGGCCCACTTCAGTAATCAGACAGGCCTCTACAACAGTCCTGATGGAACCCACAAACTCACCATCAAGCCCGAGCAGCAGTTCCACCCTGGGATGGGAGGCAGAGATGCCTGTCAGAGTGCTaaactccagcagcagcagatgctccTCCAGCAGACTCAGGGTTACCCGCAACAGACAGGCCAGGTTCTGATGAGGAACTCCAACAATCCGAGTTGTGACTTTCAAGGGCAGAACCAAAACTCTTTCCCCAATAGAGGGGGCTTGAGTTTGGGTTGCGCTGGGTCTGCTCTGTCAGATGGGCAGAGGTCGGAAACCCCCATGATGCAGGTGAAGGAAATGATGGTTAGGAATTATGTGCAGTCCCAGCAAGCACTCATGTGGGAGCAACagcaagagcagcagcagcagcagagtggaaTAAAACCTCCTCTTTCTGAGAATATGGATATGAGTGGTCAGACAGTGATGTTGCAACACAGCCCACAGCACCAAAATCAGAATCTTTATTCCAACCAGCCCTATCCTTCCTACCCCAACCAGAACCTGGTCATGAGTCCTCCGGCCCACAGCCGAGGGTCCAGCACCGTGACACCTAAAGACCAGCAGCTAAGTATCCCAGGTTCGTGCTATGGCCAGGAGATGGTGGTGCCCAGGCCCCCTCAGGGACGGAAACCTCTCAGCCGCCAGAACAGCCTGTCGCAGGTGGGAGGGGGCTACCTGGGCAGCCCACCGCACCTCAGCCCTGTCCACTCTAATTCGAGCCCCAGACGAGGGGTCAGACTGCCTCCAGTCCAGCATCCACAGCACCCGCAGAATGAAATGTTCTCTCCTtccaataacaacaacatttactACTCGGGTCAGATCAACATGGACATGGAGAAACACATGGACCCCCAGAACGGTCCTTTTATCAACCAGCAGCATGGTATGGTGTCCAACCTAGATCCAACAGGTGGCACTAAGTCTGCCCCCATGGCTCCCTATCCTGAGTCAGGTCCCATCTCCAATGCCTTAGAAAACCTGGACCTGGACAACGCTCGCATAGACTTCACGTCCATCATCGATGACGCTGAGTCTTCCTCGTTCAGCCCGGTCAACAATCCCCTCCAGGGTCAGCCGGGATCTTCCTCCCAGGCCTCATCCCGCCTCACCACCCCTCAGACTTCTGTCAGCCTGGCTGCGGGCTCTGGCCTGTCCAACATGGCTGTCGGTGATATGACGTCCATGCTTACCTCGCTGGCTGGGGAGAATAAGTACCTGAACACACTGTCTTAG